The Heteronotia binoei isolate CCM8104 ecotype False Entrance Well chromosome 14, APGP_CSIRO_Hbin_v1, whole genome shotgun sequence genome has a window encoding:
- the BEAN1 gene encoding protein BEAN1 isoform X3: MSIQITCSNIHLNQSGPVSKLSHYTEHSGDANLMGSSVMVAGMVIGVVLFLSCVTIFIGSLRKDRRLRHPHLRRDASYTPDGFSYGGSVGELRSSCIDEFPPALDFSSYMETLSQVNIMHPDSPPRYDECVGPGAAQIYVPTDDPPPYSLTDPYRRSDLAINIPLEEEATPGTTEQATECRFGLQDSQQPISSVSSSSSFTMEAAPPYETVVGEQNIPIPLVPLEVVKNSRDGYQNLFNRIM; encoded by the exons ACATTCACTTGAACCAGAGTGGTCCCGTCAGCAAGCTTTCCCACTACACCGAACACAGTGGCGACGCAAATTTGATGGGCTCTTCCGTCATGGTGGCTGGGATGGTGATTGGTGTGGTGCTGTTCCTCTCCTGCGTGACCATCTTCATCGGCAGCTTGCGAAAAGATAGACGGTTACGACATCCCCACTTGAGGAGGGATGCCAGTTACA CTCCGGATGGCTTCTCATATGGTGGCTCAGTTGGAGAACTAAGATCCAGTTGCATCGATGAGTTCCCACCAGCTCTGGATTTCAGTTCTTACATGGAGACCTTGTCTCAGGTCAACATCATGCATCCGGACTCCCCTCCACG TTACGACGAGTGCGTGGGACCAGGAGCAGCCCAAATTTACGTTCCTACAGACGACCCTCCGCCTTACTCCCTGACAGACCCTTATCGAAGGAGTGACTTGGCAATAAACATTCCTTTGGAAGAGGAAGCAACTCCTGGGACTACGGAGCAGGCCACTGAGTGCAGGTTTGGACTGCAGGACTCTCAGCAGCCCATCTCTTCCGTTTCCTCGTCATCTTCGTTTACAATGGAGGCCGCCCCTCCATACGAGACAGTTGTAGGTGAACAAAACATCCCTATTCCTTTAGTCCCATTGGAAGTAGTGAAAAATTCTAGAGATGGCTATCAGAATCTTTTTAACAGAATCATGTAG
- the LOC132582798 gene encoding uncharacterized protein LOC132582798, whose amino-acid sequence MRRPPRAALRVVFLDYLAFYRTNWSEGKLSICNEAAVKAPARRFLDAEPCPSEGFCQFDVYGVAARCLQVKRQPGGFVFRQLIRAFEFLELLCVNLFLSPWRKEIRSLKTFTGNFVYCMQSILPECIVEELLAKIGYVATTATEFSLIRKLKEEEAEQAAFEIFLARIECEDLLEITKEVRDSDLEDVLQKRAQKHWRPEGEVDRTYQPSHGNGYMLNKGRNKRPRYFGTPQICLTNDQLPFEKAENTGLGGDLSLTMTTVNPQQVLSEFSNEQNSNQSQGDGTTPSCVKSSDSEDFLIKYSDIVIGQKPLHLTNLPLKASEDKSWATKCRRTMLGPPPNTSRSQTALSPNASGPQALAILNDPALEGREVSCDYGTQESSQEAIEANIRDAMNCLSICGSCPVDQPKELKGENVVPRSNKLHIVMSLSRGEDPYASNQRKVKEDSEGELIYPIEETTQAESMRYDTPQEFSPSRVKHTAVPRGDKEDVSIDLYSSDQFPSTTQNVYPTTHSKFDGHLVGTSSPHQALECYRYTREPPGSTCAILPSSNEFQFPRSIPDLQGRGDLEGHSLQSSFTDEVSLPTCIVKMNETTPEGYVVISKE is encoded by the exons ATGAGGAGACCCCCCCGGGCTGCTCTGCGGGTGGTCTTCCTGGACTACCTGGCCTTTTACCGCACCAACTGGTCGGAAGGGAAACTTTCCATCTGCAACGAGGCGGCCGTCAAGGCTCCCGCTCGGCGCTTCCTGGATGCCGAGCCGTGCCCTTCGGAGGGCTTCTGCCAGTTTGACGTGTACGGCGTCGCGGCCAGGTGTTTGCAGGTGAAGCGCCAGCCGGGGGGGTTCGTCTTCCGACAGCTCATCCGCGCTTTCGAGTTCCTGGAGCTGCTTTGCGTGAACCTCTTCCTCTCGCCTTGGAGGAAAGAAATCCGGTCCTTGAAG aCTTTTACAGGAAACTTTGTCTACTGCATGCAGTCAATTCTACCAGAATGCATCGTGGAAGAACTGCTAGCGAAAATAGGCTACGTTGCAACAACAGCAACGGAATTTTCCCTCATCAGGAAGCTGAAAGAGGAAGAAGCTGAACAGGCTGCCTTTGAAATATTTCTTGCAAGAATCGAATGCGAAGACCTCTTGGAAATCACAAAAGAAGTACGGGACAGTGACTTGGAGGatgtcttgcagaaaagagcCCAAAAGCACTGGCGCCCAGAAGGAGAGGTAGACAGAACGTATCAACCCTCCCATGGAAATGGGTACATGTTGAACAAAGGAAGAAATAAGAGACCAAGATACTTTGGTACTCCACAGATATGCTTGACAAATGACCAGCTGCCTTTTGAGAAAGCTGAAAATACTGGGCTTGGAGGGGACCTTAGTCTCACAATGACCACAGTCAATCCTCAACAGGTTCTTTCCGAATTCAGCAATGAGCAAAACTCAAACCAAAGCCAAGGAGATGGCACGACACCATCTTGTGTCAAAAGCTCAGACAGTGAGGACTTCCTAATCAAATATAGTGACATTGTGATTGGGCAGAAGCCTCTCCACCTGACCAATCTCCCCCTGAAAGCATCAGAGGATAAGAGCTGGGCTACCAAATGCAGGAGGACCATGCTGGGACCACCACCCAACACATCACGCTCGCAAACGGCTCTGTCACCCAATGCCAGTGGCCCACAGGCCTTAGCCATTCTGAATGACCCTGCTTTAGAAGGCAGGGAAGTCTCTTGTGACTACGGGACCCAAGAATCCTCCCAAGAGGCAATTGAAGCGAATATCAGAGATGCCATGAATTGCCTGTCCATCTGCGGATCGTGTCCGGTGGACCAGCCCAAAGAACTGAAAGGAGAGAATGTTGTACCGCGCAGCAACAAATTACACATTGTGATGAGTTTATCTCGAGGAGAGGATCCTTATGCCTCTAATCAACGAAAAGTCAAGGAAGACAGTGAAGGTGAACTCATTTATCCGATAGAAGAAACCACACAAGCAGAATCCATGAGATATGACACACCTCAGGAATTCAGTCCCTCTAGGGTGAAACATACAGCTGTACCTAGAGGAGATAAAGAGGATGTCAGCATCGATCTCTATTCATCAGATCAGTTTCCTAGCACCACCCAGAATGTTTATCCCACCACTCATTCGAAGTTTGATGGACATTTAGTGGGCACTTCAAGTCCACATCAAGCCCTTGAGTGCTACAGATATACAAGAGAGCCGCCTGGTTCAACCTGTGCCATCCTTCCAAGTAGTAATGAGTTTCAGTTTCCTAGAAGCATTCCAGATCTGCAGGGCAGGGGTGACCTTGAAGGACattctctgcagtcttctttcacAGACGAGGTCAGCCTCCCGACCTGCATTGTAAAAATGAATGAAACCACCCCAGAAGGCTATGTGGTCATAAGCAAAGAGTAA